Below is a genomic region from Streptomyces sp. NBC_00461.
CCGGCCCGCCGTCCAGCTCAGGTAGAGGCCGATCGCGAGCAGGGCGGCGAGGATCCAGATGAGGGTTGCGGTCACGGGCGGTCACGTTACCGGGGTACCGAGGGGCAGTTGTGATCAGCCGTGACGGAATGATGGCGGGATTACGGTCGACCCACCGGACCTGCCGTGGTCAGCCGCCGAGACCGCCAGTGTCGGTCAGCCGCCGCGACCACCATGGTCACCACCGAAACCCACCGTCACCAGCCCCCGGCACCACCATGGTCACCACCGAAACCCGCCATCGCCAGCCGCCGCGACCACCATGGTCACCACCGAAACCCGCCGTCGCCTGCCGCCGGGACAACTGTGGTCGGTCAGCCGCCGGGAACCGTCGTCGTCAGTCCCGTGCCAGCCCCAGCCGCGCCCGCAGCCCCGGCCCGCGGTCGTCGTCCGCCGCCGCGACCGCCGCCGCGCCCGACGTGACCGTCTCGTACACCGACAGGATGTCCGCCCCGACGGTCGACCAGTCGAAGCGCCGTACGTGCGCACTCCCCCGCTCGCGCAACTCGGCCCGGCGCTCCGGGTCTCCCAGCAGCCTCAGGGCCGCCTCCGCCAGCGCGCCGGAGTCCTCGTTGGCGAAGAGTGCGCCCGCCGCGCCCTGGTCGAGGACCTGGGCGAAGGCGTCCAGGTCGGCGGCGAGGACGGGGGCGCCGGCGGACATGGCCTCGACGAGGATGATGCCGAAGCTCTCACCGCCGGTGTTGGGGGCGACGTAGAGGTCGACACTGCGCAGGAAGCGGGCCTTGTCCTGGTCGCTGATCATGCCCAGGAACTCGACGCGGGAGCGGAGTTCGGCGGGCAGGGTCTCGACCGCCTCCTCCTCGTCGCCCCGGCCCGCGACCAGCAGGCGGGTCTGCGGGCGGGCGGCGAGGATCGCCGGGAGCGCCTTCATCAGGACCGGCAGGCCCTTGCGGGGCTCGTCGATACGGCCGATGAAGCCGATGGTGTCTCCCTGCCACTCGGGCTTGGGCTTGGCCCGGGCGAAGAAGTCGACGTCGACGCCGTTCGGGATGACGACCGCGTCGCCGCCGAGATGTTCGACGAGGGTGCGACGGGCGTACTCGCTCACCGCGATGCGCGCGCTGATCTTCTCCAGGGCCGCCTGGAGGATCGCGTACGCGGCGATCATCGCCCGCGAGCGGGGGTTCGAGGTGTGGAAGGTGGCGACGATCGGGCCGGACGCCGCCCAGCAGGTCAGCAGGCCCAGCGACGGGGAGGTCGGTTCGTGGATGTGCACGACGTCGAACTCGCCGTCGTGCAGCCAGCGGCGCACGCGAGCGGCGCTCAGGAAGCCGAAGTTCAGCCGGGCCACCGAGCCGTTGTACGGCACCGGGACCGCGCGGCCGGCCGAGACGACGTACGGCGGCAACGGGGTGTCGTCGTCTGCGGGCGCCAGGACGGAGACCTCGTGGCCCAGCCGGATGAAGTACTCCGCGAGGTCACGGATGTGGAACTGGACCCCGCCGGGCACGTCCCAGGAGTACGGGCACACGATGCCGATCCTCACGGCCGCTCCCCGGTCGCACCGTCGGCTGGTCGCGGTTCAAGGTCCTTGAGCCACAAGCGCTGGAGCATGTGCCAGTCCTCCGGATGGTCGGCGATCCCCGTGGCGAAGGCATCGGCCAGCGCCTGTGTCATGACAGACGTCTTTTCGGCCCGGCTGCCTGTCTCGGGCACCTCGACCGGTGGGTGCACGCGCCCCTGCATGACGGGCGAGTCGTCGTACCAGAGGGTGACCGGCAGGAGCAGTGCGCCGGTCTGCTGGGCGAGGAGGGCGGGGCCGGCCGGCATCCGCGTGGCCTCGCCGAAGAACTGGACCTCGACGCCCGAGGACGACAGGTCGCGCTCGGCGACCAGGCAGACCAGGCCGCCGTCACGCAGTCGCCGGGCCAGGGTGCCGAAGGCGGTGCCGCCGCTGTGCGGCAGTACCTCCATGCCGAGGCCCTCGCGGTAGGCGACGAAACGGTCGTACAGGGTCTCCGGCTTCAGGCGCTCGGCGACCGTCGTGAACGGCGTCTCCAGCTTTGTGGTGACCCAGGCGCCCGCGAGGTCCCA
It encodes:
- a CDS encoding glycosyltransferase family 4 protein; the protein is MRIGIVCPYSWDVPGGVQFHIRDLAEYFIRLGHEVSVLAPADDDTPLPPYVVSAGRAVPVPYNGSVARLNFGFLSAARVRRWLHDGEFDVVHIHEPTSPSLGLLTCWAASGPIVATFHTSNPRSRAMIAAYAILQAALEKISARIAVSEYARRTLVEHLGGDAVVIPNGVDVDFFARAKPKPEWQGDTIGFIGRIDEPRKGLPVLMKALPAILAARPQTRLLVAGRGDEEEAVETLPAELRSRVEFLGMISDQDKARFLRSVDLYVAPNTGGESFGIILVEAMSAGAPVLAADLDAFAQVLDQGAAGALFANEDSGALAEAALRLLGDPERRAELRERGSAHVRRFDWSTVGADILSVYETVTSGAAAVAAADDDRGPGLRARLGLARD
- a CDS encoding phosphatidylinositol mannoside acyltransferase, yielding MSARDQLTDALYGLGWGTVKKLPEPVAVRLGRTIADLAWKQRGKGVQRLESNYARVLPDASPERLAELSRAGMRSYLRYWMESFRLPAWSADRIRNGFDPKGLHHLTDGIASDRGLVLALPHMANWDLAGAWVTTKLETPFTTVAERLKPETLYDRFVAYREGLGMEVLPHSGGTAFGTLARRLRDGGLVCLVAERDLSSSGVEVQFFGEATRMPAGPALLAQQTGALLLPVTLWYDDSPVMQGRVHPPVEVPETGSRAEKTSVMTQALADAFATGIADHPEDWHMLQRLWLKDLEPRPADGATGERP